A stretch of Tigriopus californicus strain San Diego chromosome 11, Tcal_SD_v2.1, whole genome shotgun sequence DNA encodes these proteins:
- the LOC131890917 gene encoding serum response factor homolog isoform X3 — protein MMQSANNGHHGTHPSASSHYPPHLDPRYMDYANMAHHHSSVVDPHLHYLPPSALPQSHLGSGLKRNADSAGLDMMSGTPSSAGGMSSDEDSDVKPPLGERTAGTGRGKSTGPDPATGKKTKGRVKIKMEFIDNKLRRYTTFSKRKTGIMKKAYELSTLTGTQVMLLVASETGHVYTFATRKLQPMITSDAGKALIQTCLNSPDPMPPGSVQNGDQRMSATGYEETELTYNIAAAADEEQQQKVDHVGEESGEGEEESEEGDRDFSTSLNEEEEIEPPPSSIAKPPRIHPKLAFKAQALASSKGKGMGKREP, from the exons ATGATGCAGAGTGCCAACAATGGCCATCATGGGACCCATCCCTCGGCCTCATCTCACTACCCGCCCCATTTGGACCCGCGTTACATGGATTACGCCAACATGGCCCACCATCACTCCAGTGTGGTGGATCCTCATCTGCACTACCTTCCTCCCTCGGCTTTGCCCCAAAGTCATCTGGGCTCGGGATTGAAACGCAATGCCGACTCGGCTGGCTTGGACATGATGAGTGGCACGCCCTCCTCTGCCGGAGGCATGTCCTCCGACGAGGATAGTGACGTCAAACCGCCACTAGGCGAGCGAACTGCCGGGACTGGTCGAGGCAAAAGTACGGGGCCCGATCCAGCAACCGGCAAGAAGACCAAAGGCCGagtgaaaatcaaaatggagtTCATCGACAACAAACTCCGACGTTATACGACCTTCTCCAAGAGAAAAACGGGCATCATGAAGAAG GCCTACGAATTGTCAACCCTCACGGGGACTCAGGTGATGTTGCTGGTGGCGTCTGAAACGGGTCACGTGTACACGTTCGCCACCCGCAAACTCCAGCCTATGATCACGTCAGATGCCGGCAAGGCTCTGATCCAGACCTGCCTCAATTCACCCGATCCCATGCCGCCTGGTAGCGTGCAAAATGGCGATCAACGGATGTCGGCCACGGGTTATGAAGAGACTGAACTCACTTATAACATTGCCGCTGCTGCAGATGAGGAACAGCAACAGAAA GTTGACCATGTCGGGGAGGAAAGTGGCGAAGGTGAGGAGGAGTCTGAGGAAGGCGATCGGGATTTTTCGACCTCCCtcaatgaagaggaggaaatcGAACCTCCACCTTCATCCATAGCCAAACCACCAAGGATTCATCCCAAACTGGCCTTCAAAGCCCAAGCCCTAGCCTCAAGTAAAGGCAAGGGAATGGGTAAACGG